The nucleotide window CCTTCGAGATTGCGGCTTCGTATTGTCCGGCCTCGGCATGTTTCGTGCGGTCGATCGGCACCCGCATCACCGGAAGGTTCTCGGTGAGATCCCAATCCCGCGTCTGGTTGAAGAAGTCGGAGAATTTGTAGTACTCGTCGTGTTGGATCGGATCGTAGGGATGACTGTGGCACTGCACGCAGCCGAAGGTCTGGCCTTGGAAGACCTCCCAGGTCGTATTTACCCGGTCGAGCACGGCGGCCACGCGGAACTCCTCGTCATCCGTGCCGCCCTCGTCGTTCGATTGGCTGAGACGCTGGAAGGTGGTGGCGATCTGTTGATCGAGCGTCGGATTCGGCAGCAGGTCGCCCGCGAGTTGTTCGGTGGCGAAGCGATCGAACGGCATGTCGCCGTTGAAGGCTTCGATCAACCAATCGCGATATTTCCACACATCGCGGCGGCGGTCGAGACCGAGGCCTTCCGAATCGGCATAGCGCGCGACATCCATCCACACCGAGGCCCAGCGTTCACCGAAAGCAGGCGATGCCAGCAACCGGTCCACCTGCTTTTCATAGGCGTCCGGCGTGGTGTCTTTCTGGAAAGTATCCAACTCAGCGGGCGAAGGCGGCAGACCGATGAGATCGAGCGAGGCGCGGCGCAGCAGGGCGGCACGATCCGCTTCCGCCGAAGGCTTCAGCTTCTCGGTGTCGAGACGTGCGAGCACGAAGGCATCAATGGGATTGCGACACCATGCGGCATTCGAGACGGCGGGTGCGGGATGACGCTCCGGCTTCACGAACGACCAGTGTTCTCCCCACTTCGCGCCTTCCTTCACCCATTGGGTCAGCGTCGCGATTTCCTTGTCCGGCAGACGCGGACCGTGCTCGGGCTTCGGCATCACGTCGTCCGGATCGTGGGTCACGATGCGGCGGATCATTTCCGAGGCATCCGGATTCCCCGGCACCACCACCGGCTTTCCGGACTCGCCCTTGCCCAGCACCTTGTCGCGATAGACGAACGATACGTGGCCGGCTTCCTTCACGCCGCCATGGCACGCGGTACACTTGGCGTTGAGGATGGGCTGCACGTCGCGCGCGAAATCGATCTCGCCTTGGCAGACGAGCGGCACGAGCGCGGGGAGGAGAAACGCCAGGGGGAACTTCATTCGGAAAAGATGCGGATTTCGTTCAAGCCGCCGCCTTGATTCTCATGATCGGCCGGGCGCTTCGGGTGACGATAGTGGTCGGTCACGACCACCTTCACGTAGCGGGCCTGCACGGGCGTGAAGGAGAAGTCATGGAACGGAAACGGTCCGCTCGCGGTGGGATCGATGCGTGGAAGCGATCCCTGCGTCGCTGCGGTGAAGTGGACGTTGTCCTCGGACACCAGCGCGATGAAAGCGGCGGTGCCGCGGTCGTTGATGCGGCGGTTGCCGGTGTTCTGCAGCGAAATGCGACCGACCGTCTGTACGGATTCGAGATCTACGGTGAACTCCCCATTCTCACCATTCGGAGCGAGCCAGAACGACCAATCGCCGGGTACGCCGGTGTCATCGGTGCGACCGTCGGTGAGGTTCTCCGGTGGGAAGACCGAGCCGTGCGGGCGGATGCAATAGCCCGGGCTCATGACCGGCTTGCCGAGCGCAAGGTTGCGGCGGTCGGACACGGAAGCGCTGGCGGGCAGGATCTTCGGCACGGTGACCGGATCGGTATCGAGCGAGCTCAGCAAACGCGGACCGGCGGGATCCTGGAGCAGCACACGGGCATCGCCGCGATAGAGGCGCGGCTTGCCCGCCACGGCGTCCACCTGCACCTCGCCCTCATACACTTCGGTGAGGATGACCGGCTGCGTCCCATCGCTGCCCACGGCCAGCCCGAAACGCGTGCCAAGATCGACGAAGCGTCCTCCCGGTGTGTCCACGCGGAATCCCTGCGCCCCCTCCGGCGCAT belongs to Luteolibacter ambystomatis and includes:
- a CDS encoding discoidin domain-containing protein, whose amino-acid sequence is MNPDRLDHLIQCLFDGTLDDATRAELNELLLASKDARDRYRRSTSIHSSLTRRAAAQPETLKVVAMPSARRTWVRNLSAAAAVALLGTATALYFHKPGPRARIVSAYDVQWGGSISLAANDRLPASTPLELVRGVAELSYPSGAHVTLEGPCRFQLDKSEALTVLHGRASVHAPEGAQGFRVDTPGGRFVDLGTRFGLAVGSDGTQPVILTEVYEGEVQVDAVAGKPRLYRGDARVLLQDPAGPRLLSSLDTDPVTVPKILPASASVSDRRNLALGKPVMSPGYCIRPHGSVFPPENLTDGRTDDTGVPGDWSFWLAPNGENGEFTVDLESVQTVGRISLQNTGNRRINDRGTAAFIALVSEDNVHFTAATQGSLPRIDPTASGPFPFHDFSFTPVQARYVKVVVTDHYRHPKRPADHENQGGGLNEIRIFSE